One window of Verrucomicrobiales bacterium genomic DNA carries:
- a CDS encoding esterase-like activity of phytase family protein has product MAAQLSGTRITNHGLQGVGRVAASSLDQRGETFGSVSALAIRDWHRTEHGYTGTFLTLPDRGFNMDGFYSDYAARLHTLSFTFVPRASSGKQIGKIRALSDRSQDQIRIQYRSSSLFEFSEGRRTTGLDPGTHSVSLFGTELPFVRTQRRDGVVVDVQRVAVDAEGLAIKADGSGWFSDEYGPNLYHFDRSLRIDRVIVPPEDYRPMSASGSYAYTSTNDPVRGRRMNQGFEALGMNPAETRLYALAQSALIQDSGPTLDGRRHARLLIYDVSREMSPSAPVGEYVVPLPVLDETGQGTKPNKTATQSELVVINDSQLLVLCRDSSGLGSNTTNPAVFKGVILVDFREATNLAGLARSTDRGTNSISPGGTLAPDIRPAASVPVVDLLSAADHQRFGFNASFSAPNHRTFSEKWEGMAMVSALDPERPNDFFLFVANDNDFMTARGRMLQADGLVHDYNAVGLHSLRTEHDTVFLAYRLTIEVDAPGARNAQ; this is encoded by the coding sequence GTGGCGGCACAGTTGAGTGGAACGCGCATCACCAATCATGGTCTTCAGGGAGTCGGACGCGTGGCGGCTTCGAGTTTGGATCAGAGGGGAGAGACGTTTGGTTCGGTATCGGCTCTGGCGATCCGAGACTGGCATCGGACGGAGCACGGGTACACGGGCACGTTCTTAACCCTGCCGGACCGCGGCTTCAATATGGATGGCTTTTACTCCGACTACGCGGCGCGGTTGCATACGCTCTCCTTCACGTTCGTTCCTCGCGCAAGCAGCGGGAAGCAAATCGGAAAAATCAGAGCTCTCAGCGACCGGAGCCAAGACCAGATTCGCATTCAGTATCGATCATCCAGCTTGTTTGAGTTTTCGGAGGGACGCCGGACCACGGGTTTGGATCCTGGCACCCATTCCGTTTCGCTATTCGGGACCGAGCTGCCCTTTGTGAGGACGCAACGTCGGGATGGCGTTGTCGTTGACGTTCAACGAGTGGCTGTGGATGCCGAGGGTTTGGCGATCAAGGCCGATGGTTCGGGATGGTTTAGCGACGAATATGGGCCGAACCTGTACCATTTCGACCGCAGCCTCCGCATCGATCGGGTCATAGTGCCGCCGGAGGACTATCGACCGATGTCCGCCTCGGGCTCTTACGCTTACACCTCGACCAACGACCCGGTGAGAGGCAGGCGCATGAATCAGGGATTCGAGGCGCTGGGAATGAACCCGGCCGAAACCCGTTTGTATGCTCTGGCCCAGAGCGCGCTGATTCAAGACAGCGGGCCGACCCTGGACGGCCGACGGCATGCTCGATTGCTGATCTACGATGTCAGTCGTGAAATGTCACCCAGTGCGCCCGTGGGAGAGTACGTCGTTCCTTTGCCTGTCCTCGACGAAACGGGACAAGGAACCAAGCCCAACAAAACGGCGACTCAGAGCGAGTTGGTCGTGATCAACGATTCTCAGCTCTTGGTTCTCTGCCGGGATAGCAGTGGATTGGGTAGCAACACCACCAACCCGGCGGTGTTCAAGGGGGTGATTCTGGTGGACTTTCGGGAGGCGACCAACCTCGCGGGCCTCGCGCGTTCCACTGATCGCGGAACGAACTCGATTTCTCCGGGAGGGACTTTGGCGCCGGACATCAGGCCTGCCGCTTCGGTGCCGGTTGTTGATTTGCTCTCCGCAGCCGATCATCAGCGGTTTGGCTTTAACGCGTCCTTCTCCGCTCCCAATCACCGGACTTTCTCCGAGAAGTGGGAAGGTATGGCCATGGTTTCGGCGTTAGATCCAGAACGACCGAACGATTTCTTTCTCTTTGTCGCCAATGATAATGATTTTATGACCGCCCGAGGGAGGATGCTTCAGGCGGATGGCCTGGTGCATGATTACAATGCCGTCGGACTCCATTCGCTGAGAACCGAACATGACACCGTATTTCTGGCGTATCGTCTGACCATCGAAGTGGACGCTCCAGGGGCTCGCAACGCCCAGTAG